A region of Miscanthus floridulus cultivar M001 unplaced genomic scaffold, ASM1932011v1 fs_863_1_2, whole genome shotgun sequence DNA encodes the following proteins:
- the LOC136533346 gene encoding probable protein phosphatase 2C 75, with translation MMAAPSSGGCSGCLDCLQDIVRALSMGSCLTVEQRSAMVAGATHKGRDGKERKEEVHGRIIGNGVGNLSCMFTRQGKKGTNQDAMVVWENFNGRSDTVFCGVFDGHGPHGHIVARKVRDTLPSKLCDLIYDDFGESPICNSDGSILEETLSPYADEEGKSPMSVQKVERREFFSSMKDSFRKAFRVTDKELKLHRNIDSICSGSTAVTLIKQGQDLIVGNLGDSRAVLGTRDQNGRLVAHQLTVDLKPDHPREARRIKRCNGRVFAHQDEPDVSRLWLPNCNSPGLAMARAFGDFCLKDFGLICVPEVTYRQISKKDEFIILATDGVWDVLTNQEVMDVVASCSERSSAARSIVDLANQAWRFKYPTSKTDDCATICLFLDVEDIATGLSVSSVTSKGTGSSQRAQAQSRKPKLHNRSVIPEDVDDGSESNISGDERSLESFTRLNTLLALPKFGDTSPKMK, from the exons ATGATGGCGGCACCATCAAGTGGTGGATGCAGTGGCTGCCTTGACTGCCTACAGGATATTGTGCGAGCACTATCGATGGGATCATGCCTGACAGTAGAACAGCGGTCAGCCATGGTTGCGGGAGCCACGCATAAAGGGAGAGATGGAAAAGAGAGGAAAGAGGAGGTTCATGGTAGGATAATAGGAAATGGAGTGGGTAATTTGTCTTGCATGTTCACACGACAGGGGAAGAAGGGTACCAACCAGGATGCCATGGTTGTCTGGGAG AATTTTAATGGAAGATCAGACACGGTTTTTTGTGGAGTTTTTGATGGCCATGGTCCGCATGGCCATATTGTAGCAAGGAAAGTTAGAGATACTCTCCCTTCGAAGCTGTGTGATTTGATATATGATGACTTTGGGGAGAGCCCCATTTGCAATTCAGATGGCTCAATTCTAGAAGAAACTTTATCTCCGTACGCAGATGAAGAAGGCAAGTCTCCAATGTCTGTACAGAAAGTAGAACGTCGGGAATTCTTTTCCTCAATGAAAGATTCATTCCGAAAGGCTTTTAGAGTAACAGATAAAGAACTTAAATTACATCGGAATATCGATAGCATTTGCAGTGGAAGTACAGCAGTTACTTTAATCAAGCAG GGCCAGGATCTTATTGTTGGGAACTTAGGTGACTCTAGGGCTGTATTAGGAACCAGAGATCAAAACGGCCGTTTGGTTGCTCATCAATTGACAGTTGATTTGAAACCCGATCATCCAA GAGAAGCAAGGAGAATCAAACGATGTAACGGAAGGGTTTTTGCTCATCAGGATGAACCAGATGTATCTCGCCTTTGGCTTCCTAATTGTAACTCCCCTGGTCTAGCAATGGCACGCGCTTTTGGTGATTTCTGTCTAAAGGATTTCGGGTTAATCTGTGTGCCTGAAGTCACCTATAGACAAATCAGTAAGAAGGATGAATTCATTATCCTTGCTACAGATGGG GTGTGGGATGTCTTGACCAATCAGGAAGTCATGGATGTGGTTGCTTCATGTTCTGAGCGTTCATCTGCAGCTCGTTCTATTGTTGATTTAGCAAATCAGGCATGGAGGTTTAAATATCCAACGTCCAAAACTGATGATTGTGCAACGATATGTCTTTTTCTCGACGTAGAGGACATTGCTACAGGCTTATCAGTGTCTTCTGTTACTAGCAAGGGAACTGGATCAAGTCAAAGGGCACAAGCTCAGTCAAGGAAGCCCAAGCTCCATAATAGAAGTGTAATACCTGAAGATGTGGATGATGGAAGTGAATCAAATATAAGTGGAGATGAAAGGTCCTTGGAGAGCTTCACGAGGTTGAACACACTACTGGCACTACCAAAGTTCGGTGACACAAGTCCAAAAATGAAATGA